From a single Deltaproteobacteria bacterium genomic region:
- the gshB gene encoding glutathione synthase produces MRLLYVIDPLDTLNLETETSLLMMEEAARRGHQNAITTIGDLYLDGARACARARAITLNLAERPFYRLADLGDSPLEDFDLVLMRKDPPVDAAYLAATFVLERATASVPVINEPSSLRLVNEKLLPLAFAPFTPPSIFTNERARMREFVARHGRSILKPLADCSGRGIVILPDPEAVPPDLGGQFVLVQQYIDAVIEGDKRIFVLAGRPLGAVNRIPRGPLQLANIHQGAIVAPTSITRRDQEIIDAIAPTLISRGLWMAGIDVIGGYLTEINVTSPSAVRQINAVSGSNIERELVDFLESKARRR; encoded by the coding sequence ATGCGCTTGCTCTATGTCATCGACCCGCTCGATACCCTCAATTTAGAGACCGAGACCTCGCTACTGATGATGGAGGAGGCCGCTCGCCGCGGTCACCAAAACGCCATTACCACGATCGGCGACCTGTATCTCGACGGCGCCCGCGCCTGCGCCCGCGCCCGTGCCATTACGCTGAACCTGGCCGAGCGGCCCTTCTACCGGCTCGCTGACCTCGGTGACAGCCCGCTCGAGGACTTCGACCTCGTGCTGATGCGCAAGGACCCGCCGGTCGATGCCGCCTATTTGGCCGCCACGTTCGTCTTGGAGCGGGCCACCGCCAGCGTGCCGGTGATCAACGAGCCGAGTTCTTTACGCCTGGTGAACGAGAAGCTGTTGCCGCTGGCCTTTGCCCCCTTCACGCCGCCCTCGATATTCACCAACGAGCGGGCGCGGATGCGGGAATTCGTTGCCCGCCACGGCCGTTCGATCCTCAAACCGCTGGCCGACTGCAGCGGCCGTGGCATCGTGATTCTGCCCGACCCCGAAGCCGTGCCGCCCGATCTCGGCGGCCAGTTTGTGCTGGTGCAGCAGTACATCGACGCGGTCATCGAGGGCGATAAGCGCATCTTCGTGCTCGCCGGCCGCCCGCTGGGGGCGGTGAACCGGATACCGCGCGGGCCGCTGCAGCTCGCCAACATCCACCAAGGAGCCATCGTCGCACCCACCAGCATCACGCGCCGTGATCAAGAAATCATCGACGCCATCGCGCCGACTTTGATCAGCCGCGGCCTGTGGATGGCGGGCATCGACGTGATCGGCGGCTACCTCACCGAAATCAACGTCACCAGCCCCTCGGCCGTGCGCCAGATCAATGCCGTTAGCGGCAGCAACATCGAACGCGAGCTGGTCGATTTCTTGGAGAGCAAAGCACGCCGTCGCTGA
- a CDS encoding hybrid sensor histidine kinase/response regulator, whose amino-acid sequence MAPHTVLVVDDEPASLRAVQRALSAEHRVLLANSGPEGLRLLAAEPVSIIIADHRMPEMTGTEFLARCSALCPETIRILLTGYTDVETVIAAINDGQVYYYLTKPWAPHELQLVVRRGFERYQAEQERRRLLHELEQACAKARREAEQKGRLLTLAAHELGTPLHVLLNALDLLAAADLPEAAANWLETAQRNSAWLARGLAQMTAAARAGSNGLRLHRTAVRLPALWSALHDELRSRLATRAVALVAEFPGDLPVVDADERWLRHALASLVSNAVRFTPDGGQVSLRAEVEAGAVALAVRDSGIGIAPQHLEEIFEPFSAAGGDPFLHMSGSLAFGARGLGLGLAITRAIVAQHGGSLRVDSRPQAGSCFTMVLPLHATGVSGAKIE is encoded by the coding sequence ATGGCGCCGCATACGGTACTCGTGGTTGATGATGAGCCCGCCAGTCTGCGTGCGGTTCAGCGCGCGCTCAGCGCCGAGCATCGCGTGCTGCTGGCCAACAGCGGGCCGGAAGGCCTGCGTCTGCTGGCCGCCGAGCCCGTATCAATCATCATCGCCGACCACCGCATGCCGGAGATGACCGGCACCGAGTTCTTGGCGCGCTGCAGTGCTTTGTGTCCGGAGACGATTCGAATCCTGCTCACCGGTTACACCGACGTCGAGACGGTGATCGCTGCCATCAACGACGGCCAGGTCTACTACTATCTCACCAAGCCGTGGGCGCCGCACGAATTACAGCTGGTGGTGCGGCGCGGATTCGAGCGCTACCAAGCCGAGCAGGAGCGGCGCCGGCTGCTGCACGAACTCGAACAGGCGTGCGCCAAAGCGCGCCGTGAAGCCGAACAGAAGGGCCGCTTGTTGACCTTGGCGGCACACGAGCTGGGCACGCCGCTGCACGTGCTGCTCAACGCCCTCGATCTACTGGCGGCCGCCGATCTCCCGGAAGCGGCCGCAAACTGGCTGGAAACGGCCCAGCGCAACAGCGCCTGGCTGGCGCGCGGCCTGGCGCAAATGACGGCGGCCGCACGCGCCGGCAGCAACGGCTTGCGCTTGCATCGCACCGCGGTGCGGCTGCCGGCACTGTGGTCGGCGCTGCACGACGAGCTGCGGTCGCGGCTGGCGACTCGCGCCGTGGCGCTGGTGGCGGAGTTCCCCGGCGACTTGCCGGTGGTCGACGCCGACGAGCGCTGGCTGCGCCACGCTCTCGCCAGCCTGGTGTCGAACGCGGTGCGCTTCACTCCTGACGGCGGTCAGGTGTCGCTCCGGGCCGAGGTGGAAGCGGGCGCCGTTGCCCTGGCGGTGCGCGACAGCGGCATCGGCATAGCTCCGCAACACCTCGAAGAGATCTTCGAGCCCTTCTCGGCCGCCGGCGGCGACCCGTTCCTGCACATGTCCGGCTCGCTCGCCTTTGGTGCTCGCGGGCTCGGGCTGGGGCTGGCGATCACACGGGCCATCGTCGCGCAGCACGGCGGCAGCCTGCGTGTGGATAGCCGCCCGCAAGCGGGCAGTTGCTTCACCATGGTGCTGCCGCTGCACGCCACAGGTGTGTCGGGCGCAAAAATTGAGTAA
- a CDS encoding DUF493 domain-containing protein, whose translation MIDEGVRGFPCFYTFKVFGRRDDAFCERVRAVVAARAGAVALDSVRVRTSEHGKYLCISILTHLHSRDQMELIYGDLRAEQDVLLCL comes from the coding sequence GTGATCGACGAGGGCGTCCGCGGCTTCCCGTGCTTCTATACCTTCAAGGTGTTCGGCCGGCGCGACGACGCCTTTTGCGAGCGCGTGCGCGCCGTTGTCGCTGCCAGAGCCGGTGCCGTTGCCCTCGATAGCGTTAGAGTGCGCACCAGCGAGCACGGCAAGTACCTCTGCATTTCAATCCTCACCCACCTCCACAGCCGAGATCAGATGGAGTTGATTTACGGCGACTTGCGCGCCGAACAGGATGTGTTGCTTTGCCTCTGA
- the amrB gene encoding AmmeMemoRadiSam system protein B, whose amino-acid sequence MKQVKQSHLAGNWYEGSASRLERQINALLEAADQGGPRMREQPPVGVVVPHAGYVYSGATAAVAYSCLRAWPYRRAVILAPSHFVYLHGAATLAVDAFATPLGEVAVDRPAQDENCTHPLVQVDDRAYRREHALEIQLPLLQRVLPQAAIVPLLLGTLAAADLEEFAGVLQRLAGPHTIFIVSSDFTHYGAQFDYLPFPANNAEQVRERLRALDLGAIEHVLAGDLAGFRQYVADTGITICGRVPISTFLAWHGRGPRGQLLAYTSSLELTGDFEHSVSYAALAFA is encoded by the coding sequence ATGAAACAGGTCAAGCAGTCACACCTGGCCGGCAACTGGTACGAAGGCAGCGCCAGCCGGCTCGAGCGTCAGATCAACGCATTACTGGAGGCGGCGGACCAGGGCGGGCCGCGAATGCGCGAGCAACCGCCGGTGGGGGTGGTGGTGCCGCACGCCGGCTATGTGTACTCGGGAGCAACCGCGGCGGTGGCCTACAGCTGCTTGCGTGCATGGCCTTATCGGCGGGCCGTGATCTTGGCGCCCAGTCACTTCGTCTATCTACACGGGGCGGCGACGCTGGCAGTGGATGCATTCGCCACGCCGCTGGGTGAGGTCGCCGTCGACCGCCCGGCGCAGGACGAGAACTGCACACACCCGCTGGTGCAGGTTGATGATCGCGCCTACCGCCGGGAGCACGCGCTTGAAATCCAGCTACCGCTGCTGCAACGCGTGCTGCCACAGGCGGCGATCGTACCGCTGCTGTTGGGGACATTGGCGGCGGCTGATTTGGAGGAGTTCGCCGGCGTGCTGCAACGACTGGCGGGGCCGCACACTATCTTCATTGTGAGTTCGGACTTCACCCACTACGGAGCCCAGTTCGATTACTTGCCGTTCCCGGCTAACAACGCTGAGCAAGTGCGCGAGCGCTTGCGCGCCCTCGACCTCGGCGCCATCGAGCACGTCCTGGCCGGTGATCTCGCCGGCTTTCGCCAATACGTCGCCGACACCGGCATCACCATCTGCGGCCGGGTCCCGATCAGCACCTTCCTGGCCTGGCATGGCCGCGGCCCACGCGGACAGCTGTTGGCATACACCAGCTCGCTCGAACTGACCGGCGACTTCGAGCACAGCGTGAGTTACGCCGCCCTCGCCTTCGCCTGA
- a CDS encoding MFS transporter — protein MNTSQQTAIARDGTFYGWWIVACSFLVLFVTVGVGLYAPPVFLVPLQEHFGWSRAAIAAGSAVAAVVSGLTSPLVGMWIDKYGSRTVMTGGALLMGGAFALFGLIGSIWQLYVLNALAAVGITCVAWIPNQALIANWFTKKRGLAMGIALTGIGFGGLVMAPLAALLIARLGWRVAFGTLGGLILVVVVTVVLAVVRSRPADMGVLPDGDTDASAASDGATGGSAGVELGQALRTSVFWTLALAHFLWTFASLSIIGHFVAHLRDAGFEGGTAAAALGITIGASVAGRVIVGYVADSAGKRGILTAALLLSGLGTAILLRIESTAALPLFVVTYGMGLGGIAVLFPLLVGECFGLLAFGKILGLIMIAATLGGAAGPVLTGRIYDVSGNYQLAFMLHVAVFLAAAVAVYLLPHPAQIARAAAERVPG, from the coding sequence ATGAACACTTCTCAGCAGACGGCCATCGCGCGGGACGGTACCTTCTACGGTTGGTGGATTGTCGCGTGCTCGTTTCTCGTCCTGTTCGTCACGGTCGGGGTCGGTTTGTATGCGCCGCCGGTGTTTCTGGTGCCGTTACAGGAGCATTTCGGTTGGAGCCGGGCGGCGATTGCGGCCGGCAGCGCGGTCGCCGCGGTCGTGAGCGGGCTGACCTCGCCGCTGGTCGGTATGTGGATCGACAAGTACGGTTCGCGCACGGTGATGACCGGTGGTGCTCTGCTCATGGGCGGGGCTTTCGCCCTGTTCGGCCTCATCGGCTCCATCTGGCAGCTCTATGTGCTCAACGCACTGGCGGCGGTTGGGATCACCTGCGTGGCCTGGATTCCGAATCAGGCGCTGATTGCGAACTGGTTCACCAAGAAGCGCGGTCTGGCGATGGGCATCGCGTTGACCGGGATCGGCTTCGGCGGTCTGGTCATGGCGCCGCTGGCAGCGCTCCTCATCGCTCGGCTCGGATGGCGCGTGGCCTTCGGCACATTGGGGGGACTGATCTTGGTGGTGGTGGTGACGGTGGTTCTGGCGGTCGTACGCAGCCGTCCCGCGGATATGGGGGTCTTGCCGGACGGCGACACCGACGCCTCGGCGGCAAGCGACGGCGCCACGGGCGGCAGTGCTGGAGTTGAGTTGGGGCAGGCGCTGCGGACCAGCGTATTTTGGACCCTGGCCTTGGCGCACTTCCTGTGGACCTTTGCGTCGTTGTCGATCATCGGCCATTTCGTTGCGCACTTGCGTGATGCGGGATTCGAGGGCGGAACGGCCGCGGCGGCGCTGGGGATCACGATCGGCGCTAGCGTCGCCGGCCGCGTCATCGTCGGCTACGTCGCCGACAGCGCGGGCAAGCGCGGAATTCTGACGGCCGCCTTGCTGCTCTCCGGCCTGGGTACAGCGATACTCTTGCGCATCGAGTCAACGGCGGCGCTGCCGCTGTTCGTGGTGACTTACGGGATGGGGCTCGGTGGTATCGCCGTGCTGTTTCCGTTGCTGGTCGGCGAGTGTTTCGGGTTGCTCGCTTTCGGCAAAATTCTCGGTCTGATCATGATTGCCGCCACGCTGGGCGGCGCTGCCGGCCCGGTGCTGACGGGACGGATTTACGACGTGAGCGGGAATTATCAGCTGGCGTTCATGCTCCACGTCGCCGTCTTCCTGGCGGCGGCGGTGGCGGTCTATCTGCTGCCGCATCCTGCCCAAATTGCACGGGCCGCCGCCGAGCGGGTTCCTGGCTAG
- the lpxC gene encoding UDP-3-O-[3-hydroxymyristoyl] N-acetylglucosamine deacetylase translates to MATVLVVDDEAEIRAAVRGVLADEGLRVLEAEDGRQALAVLQHERPELVLLDIWMPEMDGIELLERLRAEPESPEVVMISGHGNIETAVKATKLGAFDFIEKPFSLEGLLRVVTRALDHHAALGQSAPVGDNSLPVNEAAGHGAALGIGARRQRTLRRGVVASGHGLHTGSKTGLILQPMPPGSGIVFATVSSDENVPALLDYVDSTGYATTVHRGGITVKTVEHLLATLHAYGITNLLIKIHNEVPAMDGSAREFCRLIESVGLEEQAGTVEPIVIDRRIAAGDPAGQGEAIWIEPAHTFGVAYTLEYPPPVGRQEHTFVLKDASAFRDEIAPARTFAFLKDMKALASMGLASGGRLDNCILIDEEKVVNTALRFPNEFARHKILDIMGDLYLLGRPLRGFVSARRTGHSDNIALLREIRKVLQL, encoded by the coding sequence ATGGCGACGGTGTTGGTGGTGGATGACGAGGCCGAGATTCGCGCCGCGGTCCGGGGCGTGTTGGCTGACGAAGGGTTGCGGGTGCTGGAAGCGGAGGATGGCCGGCAGGCACTGGCAGTGTTGCAGCACGAGCGCCCGGAGCTGGTGCTGCTCGATATCTGGATGCCGGAAATGGACGGCATCGAGCTGCTCGAGCGGTTACGGGCCGAGCCCGAGTCGCCCGAGGTGGTGATGATCTCCGGGCACGGCAACATCGAAACCGCGGTCAAAGCGACCAAGCTGGGCGCCTTCGACTTCATCGAGAAGCCGTTCTCGCTCGAGGGGCTGCTGCGGGTGGTTACTCGTGCCCTCGACCATCATGCGGCGCTCGGACAATCGGCGCCGGTGGGAGACAACTCACTGCCGGTGAATGAGGCCGCGGGCCACGGGGCGGCGCTGGGAATCGGCGCGCGCCGCCAGCGCACGCTGCGCCGCGGGGTGGTGGCCAGCGGCCACGGCCTGCACACCGGCAGCAAGACCGGCCTGATCTTGCAGCCGATGCCGCCCGGCAGCGGCATCGTCTTCGCCACCGTGTCGTCGGACGAAAACGTGCCGGCGTTGTTGGACTACGTCGATTCCACCGGCTACGCCACCACCGTTCACCGCGGCGGCATCACCGTCAAGACGGTCGAGCACCTGCTGGCGACGCTGCACGCCTACGGCATCACTAACCTGTTGATCAAGATCCACAACGAGGTGCCGGCGATGGACGGCTCGGCGCGCGAGTTCTGCCGGCTGATCGAGAGCGTCGGCCTCGAAGAGCAAGCCGGCACGGTCGAGCCGATCGTGATCGACCGCCGCATCGCGGCCGGCGACCCCGCGGGGCAGGGCGAGGCCATCTGGATAGAGCCGGCGCACACCTTCGGTGTCGCCTACACCCTCGAATACCCGCCGCCGGTGGGGCGCCAGGAGCACACCTTCGTGCTCAAGGACGCCAGTGCCTTTCGCGATGAGATCGCGCCGGCGCGCACCTTCGCCTTTCTCAAGGACATGAAGGCGCTGGCGTCGATGGGCTTGGCGAGCGGCGGGCGCTTGGACAACTGCATCTTGATCGATGAGGAAAAGGTGGTGAACACAGCCCTGCGTTTTCCCAACGAGTTCGCCCGCCACAAGATTCTCGACATCATGGGTGATCTCTATTTGTTGGGCCGGCCGCTGCGCGGCTTCGTCAGCGCGCGCCGCACCGGCCACTCGGACAACATCGCCCTGTTACGCGAGATCCGTAAGGTGTTGCAGCTGTAG
- a CDS encoding PAS domain S-box protein has translation MLRWRSLWPERPILALDERRRRRREAAVIVVTALVVLVLALFETRLPQFSNSSSLSGNIIFFLLINLNLILLILLVFLVTRNLVKLLFERRQRILGSRLRTRLVLAFVSLTLFPTLLLFLVAQGFLNTAIENWFSVRVESSLAGSLDVAQSYYQATGNDSVHFARVLGEQVAQRGLWGSSRRAALREFLAEKLRELNLSSIEVFDAGREAVVSVAQTEPAGATVPAAPSDMLDELLGGQASTGTQRVSKGDLVRGGMPLTGADGKIIGALVVGEVVPRHVSRTAQDISRSYQEYRQLKTMKQPIKNGYILTLFLITLVVIFSATWFGFYLAKGITVPIQRVAEGTRELARGNWDFRIASGGDEEIATLVDSFNRMTAELKTIHSELDERRRYIENILANVTAGVIAIADSGIVTTVNRAVTGMVGLRAPEVIGGSWREVFARSDLRKVGELVGQVIDGGESEAERQLKFSGGERVVTALVTATTLRDDAGAPLGWMVFFEDVSHLLRVERMEAWREVARRIAHEIKNPLTPIQLSAQRLRKRYSSQLDRQDDAVFDECTRTIIRQVEELKKMVNEFSTFARMPAAELSAQNLNEVVEEALVLFREGHREIDFDWAPAAELPALELDREAIKRAVVNLLDNAVAACAAVPGERGRIAIATGFEARAGLVRLELADSGTGISAAVKHRIFEPYFSTKKDGTGLGLAIVSAIVADHQAYIRVRDNAPHGSKFIIEFPLRRRLPLARVGGARI, from the coding sequence ATGTTGCGCTGGCGTAGCCTGTGGCCTGAGCGGCCGATCCTGGCGCTTGACGAACGGCGGCGCCGCCGTCGCGAGGCGGCCGTCATCGTCGTCACCGCACTGGTGGTGTTGGTGCTCGCCCTGTTTGAGACCCGGCTGCCGCAGTTCAGCAACAGCTCGTCGCTCTCAGGCAACATCATCTTCTTCCTGCTGATCAACCTCAATCTCATCCTGCTCATCCTGCTGGTGTTCCTGGTCACCCGCAACCTGGTGAAGCTGCTGTTCGAGCGGCGCCAGCGCATCCTGGGCTCGCGTTTGCGCACGCGCCTGGTGCTGGCGTTCGTCAGCCTGACGCTGTTTCCGACGCTGCTGTTGTTTCTGGTGGCGCAAGGCTTCCTCAACACCGCGATCGAGAACTGGTTCAGCGTGCGGGTGGAGAGTTCGCTCGCCGGCTCGCTCGACGTGGCGCAGTCGTATTACCAGGCCACCGGCAACGACAGTGTGCACTTCGCCCGCGTTCTCGGCGAGCAAGTCGCCCAGCGCGGCCTGTGGGGCTCGTCGCGGCGGGCGGCCTTGCGCGAGTTCCTCGCCGAGAAACTGCGCGAACTCAACCTCAGCAGCATCGAGGTGTTCGATGCCGGCCGTGAAGCCGTGGTCAGCGTGGCCCAGACCGAACCGGCCGGCGCCACGGTGCCGGCGGCGCCGAGCGACATGCTCGATGAGCTGCTCGGCGGCCAGGCCAGCACCGGCACGCAACGGGTCAGCAAAGGCGACTTGGTCCGCGGCGGCATGCCGCTCACCGGCGCCGACGGCAAGATCATCGGCGCGCTCGTCGTCGGCGAAGTGGTGCCGCGCCACGTCAGCCGCACCGCGCAAGACATCTCGCGCTCGTACCAGGAATACCGCCAGCTGAAGACCATGAAGCAGCCGATCAAGAACGGCTACATCTTGACGTTGTTCCTGATCACCCTGGTGGTGATATTCTCCGCTACTTGGTTCGGCTTTTATCTCGCCAAGGGGATCACCGTGCCGATTCAGCGCGTGGCCGAAGGCACGCGCGAGCTCGCCCGCGGCAACTGGGACTTCCGCATTGCCAGCGGCGGCGATGAAGAGATCGCCACCCTGGTCGACTCCTTCAACCGCATGACCGCCGAGCTCAAGACTATTCACTCGGAGTTGGACGAGCGGCGGCGCTACATCGAGAACATTCTCGCCAACGTCACCGCCGGTGTGATCGCGATCGCCGACAGCGGCATCGTCACCACCGTCAACCGGGCGGTCACGGGCATGGTCGGCTTGCGCGCGCCCGAGGTGATCGGCGGCTCATGGCGCGAGGTGTTCGCCCGCTCCGATCTGCGCAAGGTCGGCGAACTGGTCGGGCAGGTGATCGATGGCGGCGAGTCGGAGGCCGAGCGGCAGCTCAAGTTCAGCGGCGGCGAGCGGGTGGTAACCGCGCTGGTAACCGCGACCACCCTGCGCGATGATGCCGGGGCGCCGCTGGGCTGGATGGTGTTCTTCGAGGACGTCAGCCACTTGCTGCGGGTCGAGCGCATGGAGGCGTGGCGCGAAGTGGCGCGCCGGATCGCGCACGAGATCAAGAACCCGCTGACGCCGATTCAGCTCTCGGCGCAGCGCTTGCGCAAGCGTTACAGCAGCCAGCTCGATCGGCAGGACGACGCCGTCTTCGACGAGTGCACGCGCACCATCATCCGGCAGGTCGAGGAGCTGAAGAAGATGGTCAACGAGTTCTCCACCTTCGCGCGCATGCCGGCGGCGGAGCTGAGCGCGCAGAACCTCAACGAGGTGGTCGAGGAGGCGCTGGTGTTGTTCCGCGAGGGCCATCGCGAGATCGACTTCGACTGGGCGCCGGCGGCGGAGCTGCCCGCGCTCGAACTCGATCGCGAAGCCATCAAGCGCGCCGTGGTCAACCTGCTCGACAACGCCGTGGCCGCCTGCGCGGCGGTGCCGGGTGAGCGCGGGCGAATCGCCATCGCCACCGGCTTCGAGGCCCGCGCCGGCTTGGTGCGCCTCGAGCTGGCCGACAGCGGCACCGGCATCAGCGCGGCGGTGAAGCATCGCATCTTCGAGCCGTATTTCTCCACCAAGAAGGACGGCACCGGGCTCGGCCTGGCGATCGTCTCCGCCATCGTCGCCGACCATCAGGCTTACATCCGCGTGCGCGACAACGCGCCGCACGGCAGCAAGTTCATCATCGAATTCCCGCTGCGCCGCCGCCTGCCGCTGGCGCGCGTGGGCGGGGCGCGGATATGA
- a CDS encoding DUF2905 domain-containing protein, with protein MSNFGWVLIGCGIVLVAAGAALLCADKLPWPGRLPGDIHIEREHLRFYLPLTTSLLISALLSLVLYLLRR; from the coding sequence ATGAGCAACTTCGGTTGGGTTCTGATCGGATGCGGCATTGTGCTGGTGGCGGCCGGCGCGGCGCTGCTCTGCGCCGACAAGCTGCCCTGGCCGGGGCGCCTGCCGGGCGACATCCACATCGAGCGCGAGCACTTGCGCTTCTACCTGCCGCTGACCACCAGCCTGCTGATCAGCGCGCTGCTGAGCCTGGTGCTGTACCTGCTGCGGCGCTGA
- the ruvB gene encoding Holliday junction branch migration DNA helicase RuvB produces MSEPERLITPAGGDEDVALDTTLRPPTLGDYVGQEQVKANLRIAIAAAQARGDSLDHLLLCGPPGLGKTSLAHIIAREMRVNIRSTSGPVIERPGDLAAILTNLDAGDVLFIDEIHRLSRIVEEILYPAMEDFQIDLMIGQGPAARSIKLDLKRFTLIGATTRAGLLTSPLRDRFGATFRLDFYNPDELVQIVRRSAAILSVPIEDEGALEIARRARGTPRIANRLLRRVRDYAQVRANGIISRPVADGALAMLEVDHRGFDKMDRAILLAIIDKFNGGPVGLDTLAAAVGEERDTIEDVYEPFLIQEGYLSRTPTGRMATALAHDHFGRTSRPGPLQGRLFSK; encoded by the coding sequence CCAGCGGGCGGCGACGAGGACGTCGCGCTCGATACCACGCTGCGCCCGCCCACGCTCGGTGACTACGTTGGTCAGGAACAGGTCAAGGCCAACCTGCGCATCGCGATCGCCGCGGCGCAGGCGCGTGGCGATTCCCTCGATCACTTGCTGTTGTGCGGCCCTCCCGGCTTGGGTAAGACCTCGCTGGCGCACATCATCGCGCGCGAGATGCGCGTCAACATCCGCTCCACCTCCGGGCCCGTGATCGAGCGCCCCGGCGATTTGGCCGCGATTCTCACCAACCTCGACGCCGGCGATGTCCTCTTCATCGACGAGATTCACCGCCTCAGCCGGATCGTGGAAGAAATCCTCTATCCGGCCATGGAGGACTTCCAAATCGACCTGATGATCGGGCAGGGCCCGGCGGCGCGCTCGATCAAGCTCGACCTCAAGCGTTTCACCTTGATCGGCGCGACCACGCGCGCGGGATTGCTGACCTCGCCGCTGCGCGATCGCTTCGGCGCTACCTTCAGGCTGGACTTCTACAACCCCGACGAGCTGGTGCAGATCGTCCGGCGCTCGGCCGCGATTCTCAGCGTGCCGATCGAGGACGAGGGCGCGCTGGAGATCGCGCGCCGCGCCCGCGGCACGCCGCGGATCGCCAACCGCTTGCTGCGGCGCGTGCGCGACTATGCCCAAGTGCGCGCCAACGGCATCATCTCGCGCCCGGTGGCGGATGGGGCGCTGGCCATGCTCGAGGTCGACCACCGCGGTTTCGACAAGATGGACCGGGCGATCCTGCTCGCCATCATCGACAAGTTCAACGGCGGACCCGTCGGTCTCGACACCTTGGCGGCAGCAGTGGGCGAAGAGCGCGACACGATTGAAGATGTCTACGAGCCGTTCTTGATTCAGGAAGGCTATCTCAGCCGCACGCCCACGGGCCGCATGGCGACAGCGCTGGCGCACGACCACTTCGGCCGCACGTCGCGGCCCGGGCCATTGCAGGGAAGGCTGTTTTCCAAGTGA